CGGCAAAGCGCGTCTCCTCTCGGCCGTCGGCACACCGAGCCTCGGGCTCGTCTCCAGGGAGATCTACGGCGGCGCGAGCACGACGTTCCTCGGCAAGACGAAGCTCGAGCTCGCGCGCCACCTGCTCGCGCGCATCGCGACGCACGGGTGGGATCGCGAGCGAAAGTTCGCCGACCCCGACATCACCGCCGAGGAGCTCAAGGAGCGCTTCGAGGCGAGGGTCGCCGCGCGCAGGGGCCTCGAGCTTCGCATGGTGGTCGACCCGAAGCTCACGTCGAAGGCCATCGCGGGATCGAGCCGCGTGCGCATCCGCGAGGGCGCCGTGTTCCACGGGTGGGAGGCCGAGGGCCTCTACCGGCACGAGATCGAGACCCACGCCTTCTCGGCGCAGAACGGCCAAAACCAGGAGTTTTTGCCCTTCTTGAAGGGAGGTGGGCCGCGCACCACCGAGACCCAAGAGGGGCTCGCCGTGTTCGCCGAGCTGACCCACCGCACCCTCGCCGTGCCGCGCCTCCGGCGGCTCGCGCTCCGGGTCATGACCGTAGCGATGGGGGAAGACGGCGCGAGCTTCCTCGACGTCTACCGGTACCTCACGCGCGACGAGGGCGTCGCCCCGCGCGACGCGTTCCTCGACGCGCAGCGCGTGTTCCGAGGCGGCGACGTGCGCGGAGGCAGCGTCTTCACGAAGGACACGGTGTACATCTCGGGGCTCCTCAAGACGTACGCGTTCCTGTCCGTGTTCGTGCGCGGGGGGCTACGCGACGAGACGGAGCTCGTGTTCGCCGGGCGCATCGACCTCGACGACATCGGGGCGCTCGTGTCGCTCGACCGGCTCGGCCTCGTCACGAGGCCACGGCTCCTCCCTCGGTGGCTGCGCGAGTGGGAGACGCTGCTCCCCTACTTC
The DNA window shown above is from Myxococcales bacterium and carries:
- a CDS encoding DUF1704 domain-containing protein, whose amino-acid sequence is MDRATAERHAETVTLVLGEHKGGALLDEIAWPRSVEEEFFAKGEGALPAPEVASRAGDYDDEIEHLERARDELAGDHPILAFFREAIGSQIGKARLLSAVGTPSLGLVSREIYGGASTTFLGKTKLELARHLLARIATHGWDRERKFADPDITAEELKERFEARVAARRGLELRMVVDPKLTSKAIAGSSRVRIREGAVFHGWEAEGLYRHEIETHAFSAQNGQNQEFLPFLKGGGPRTTETQEGLAVFAELTHRTLAVPRLRRLALRVMTVAMGEDGASFLDVYRYLTRDEGVAPRDAFLDAQRVFRGGDVRGGSVFTKDTVYISGLLKTYAFLSVFVRGGLRDETELVFAGRIDLDDIGALVSLDRLGLVTRPRLLPRWLREWETLLPYFAFTSFLDGVDLGPLEARYAGVIAEASLVARPPRRGEVT